The following nucleotide sequence is from Synechococcus sp. KORDI-52.
ATCGTTGAACCCGTGCCCCTCCATCGCATCGCAGCCCTGGATCGAGCTCTGGGGGAGGTGCCGGCGTGACGGAGTTGCTGCCCCCGGGAACCAGCACCTGGCCCTCCAGCTTCATGGCGGGCCTTCATGCCGCTCTGCGCCGTCGGATCCCACCCCAAGTGGATGGTCCCGCCCTGGAGGAGCTCAGTCGCGACCTGGTGCTGGCCTTGGAGCAGGGGGAGTTGACGGTGGCGCTGACTCCGGAACGGCTGGCCGTTGCCCAAGCCAGCGGCTGGCTGGAGGGTGATGCCTCCCCCCTGCTGCTTCAGGCTGATCGGCTGGGCTGGCGCCGCTGGTTGCAGGCCATGGAGCAGGTGGTGGCAGAGCTGGTGGAGCGGGCCCATGCTCCGGTTCCCAAGCCCGTCAAGGCTGTCGATCCCGACCTGTCGGATCGTCTCAACGCTGAACAGTGCGCCGCCGTGCGTGCCCTGGATCAGGCCTCGGTTGTGCTGCTCAGTGGTGGTCCGGGTACGGGCAAAACCAGCACGGTGGTGGAGATTCTGGCCCGGGCGGAAGCCCGCTATCCCGGCCTGCGCATCGGTTTGGCGGCCCCCACCGGCAAGGCGGCCCGTCGCCTTGGGGATGCGGTGCTGGCGCAACGGGCTCCGTTGCCCTGCAGCACCCTCCACCGGTGGTTGGAGGCCGGCAGCCATGGCTTCGGCAGGCACCGCCAGCGCCCCTTGGAGCTGGATCTGCTGGTGATCGACGAGATGTCGATGCTGGATCTGGCCTTGACCCAGGCCCTGCTGGAGGCGTTGCCCAGCGGTTGCCGGCTGCTGTTGGTGGGGGATCCAGCCCAGCTGCCGCCTGTGGGCAGTGGAGCGGTCTGGCACCGGCTTCAGCAGCCGGACGTTCGCAGTCGCTTCGGTGAAGGGGCGGTGCATCTCGAGCGCACCTACCGCAACCGCGGTGCTCTGGCCCAGGTGGCGCAACAGCTGCGCCAGGGGGATCTGGCAGCGTTCGCTGCGGATCTGGCCGCCTTGCCAGAGCTGGCCAATCTTCAGGTGCATCCCAGCCCCCTGCGTCGTTTTCCAGCCTTGGTGCGCCAGCAATGGATTCAGCGCCTCCAGAAACTG
It contains:
- a CDS encoding ATP-dependent RecD-like DNA helicase, with product MTELLPPGTSTWPSSFMAGLHAALRRRIPPQVDGPALEELSRDLVLALEQGELTVALTPERLAVAQASGWLEGDASPLLLQADRLGWRRWLQAMEQVVAELVERAHAPVPKPVKAVDPDLSDRLNAEQCAAVRALDQASVVLLSGGPGTGKTSTVVEILARAEARYPGLRIGLAAPTGKAARRLGDAVLAQRAPLPCSTLHRWLEAGSHGFGRHRQRPLELDLLVIDEMSMLDLALTQALLEALPSGCRLLLVGDPAQLPPVGSGAVWHRLQQPDVRSRFGEGAVHLERTYRNRGALAQVAQQLRQGDLAAFAADLAALPELANLQVHPSPLRRFPALVRQQWIQRLQKLQVLTVDLDRCTEQELMAASRPLFALLEQDLLLCPRRRGPWSLDDVHRTLLGANAASKVERWPIGLPVICGSNQPELGLANGDLGVVIGSGSERRLLFQVVDPDGQLQVRRLHPARLRRLEPAVALTIHRAQGSEADRVIVLWPDPLEDGPAAEHQRRLLYTAITRARASLDLVTLI